GAGTTGACCATCGCCTCGGCGAAGGTGTAGCCCTGGTCGATGTTCAGAATCGTCACGCCCATGATGGCGCAGTTTGTCGTGATCAGCGGCAGATAAATGCCCATCGCCTTGTACAGCGGCGGAATGTATTTTTTCAGGACCATCTCGACCAGCTGAACCAAAATCGCGATGACCAGGATGAAGATGATGGTCTGCATATAGCCGAGGCCGTTGGGGTCGAGCAGAAAGATTTGAATCGGCCAGGTGACCGCCGTCGAGAGCACCATGACGAAGGTGACCGCCGCGCTCATACCCACGGAAGTATTGAGTTTCTGAGAGACCCCGAGGAAAGAACAAATGCCGAGAAACTTCGAAAGCACGAAATTGTTGGTCAGAATCGCGGCGATGACAATGGCGAGAATTTTCGTCATTTCACTTTCACCCCCTCCGGTTCTTTGGCCGGAATCGCGTCCGCGCAGGCGTCTTTTTCGGCTTTGCCGCAGAATTCGCGCGCGCCGCAGGCCTCGCATCCGGCATTGGTCACCGGTTTGCCGGTGATTTTATTGACCAAAGCGATTAAAATGCCGTATACAAAGAAGCCGCCCGGCGGCAGTATCATAATGAGCATCGGCTCGATATGGCCCTGCGTGACGGCCATTCCGAAAATCGTGCCGTTCCCGATCAGTTCGCGGATGCTGCCCATCACGAGCAGCGCCGCCGTGAAGCCGATCCCCATTCCGATGCCGTCGAGCACCGAGGCGAGCACGGTGTTTTTGTTCGCGAACATCTCGGCGCGCGCCAGGATGATGCAGTTGACCGTGATTAACGGCAGATAGATGCCCATCTGCGCGTCGAGTTCGGGCGTATAGGCCTTGACGAGCATCTGGACGACCGTCACGAAACCGGCGATCACCGTGATGTAAGCGGGGATCCGGATTTTATCGGGGATAATTTTTCGCAGCAGCGAAATGACGAGATTCGAGCCGACCAGCACAAAAGTCGCCGCAAGCCCCATTCCGAGGGCGTTGCTCGCCATCGTGGTCAG
This genomic interval from Oscillospiraceae bacterium contains the following:
- a CDS encoding RnfABCDGE type electron transport complex subunit A gives rise to the protein MTKILAIVIAAILTNNFVLSKFLGICSFLGVSQKLNTSVGMSAAVTFVMVLSTAVTWPIQIFLLDPNGLGYMQTIIFILVIAILVQLVEMVLKKYIPPLYKAMGIYLPLITTNCAIMGVTILNIDQGYTFAEAMVNSFGCGIGYLVAMVLFTGVRSRVEAGDVPKSLRGLPILLIAASITALCLLGFAGLADGLFGGK
- a CDS encoding electron transport complex subunit E translates to MWKTLTNGILKENPVFRLILGTCPTLALTTMASNALGMGLAATFVLVGSNLVISLLRKIIPDKIRIPAYITVIAGFVTVVQMLVKAYTPELDAQMGIYLPLITVNCIILARAEMFANKNTVLASVLDGIGMGIGFTAALLVMGSIRELIGNGTIFGMAVTQGHIEPMLIMILPPGGFFVYGILIALVNKITGKPVTNAGCEACGAREFCGKAEKDACADAIPAKEPEGVKVK